From a single Raphanus sativus cultivar WK10039 chromosome 3, ASM80110v3, whole genome shotgun sequence genomic region:
- the LOC108839165 gene encoding uncharacterized protein LOC108839165, whose amino-acid sequence MARVSILLCLVILVTLGVVVSLSSAHDTEVTSKPEESSQKETEVVHKSKHEEKGGEKVNDDHKDGSDVDKKDKKKEHDVHKKDDQHEKKEHGVHKKGDHHEKKEHGVHKKDDQHEKKEHKVHKKDDQHENKEHKVHKKGDHEKDGDKKKSADHHKNGSDSDDDDDDDDDDDEKEHKDKKKGEHDDDDDESDTDDDTDDDTDDDDDDDDDDDDKDEVDADDNENDNIGLYELKKGNITIKLTNWGASIMSLHFPDKNGKTGDIVLGYESVKSYKTDKVYFGATVGRVANRIGKAQFKLNGKEYKTTANDGKNTLHGGKKGFGDVVWGVKKHKYDGKKPHIVFTYTSPDGDQGFPGEVNVTVTYKLEKENELSVVMEAKPKDKATPINLAHHTYWNLGGHNAGDILSEEIQILGSSYTPVDGELIPTGEISPVKGTSYDFLQLRRIKDNMKDLKTGYDINYCLDGKADKMRKIVELVDKKSGRKLELSGNQPGLQFYTGGMLKDIKGKNGATYQAFAGLCLETQGYPNSVNNPKFPSQIVEPGKTYKHTMLFKFSIVS is encoded by the exons ATGGCGAgagtttctattttattatgtttagttATATTGGTTACATTAGGAGTTGTGGTAAGTTTGTCATCTGCGCACGACACAGAAGTGACATCAAAACCTGAGGAGAGTAGTCAGAAAGAGACAGAAGTTGTTCATAAAAGTAAACATGAAGAGAAAGGAGGAGAAAAGGTAAATGATGATCACAAAGACGGTTCTGATGTTGATAAAAAGGACAAAAAGAAAGAGCATGATGTGCATAAAAAGGATGATCAACATGAAAAGAAAGAGCATGGTGTGCATAAAAAGGGTGATCACCATGAAAAGAAAGAGCATGGTGTGCATAAAAAGGATGATCAACATGAAAAGAAAGAGCATAAGGTGCATAAAAAAGATGATCAACATGAAAACAAAGAGCATAAGGTGCATAAAAAGGGTGATCATGAGAAGGATGGTGATAAGAAGAAGAGCGCAGATCATCATAAAAATGGTAgtgatagtgatgatgatgatgatgatgatgatgatgatgatgaaaaggAGCATAAGGATAAAAAGAAGGGTgaacatgatgatgatgatgatgaatctgATACCGATGATGACACTGATGATGACACCGATGATGACGATGACGATgacgatgacgatgatgatAAAGATGAAGTTGATGCGGATGATaatgaaaatgataatattGGATTATATGAGCTCAAGAAGGGAAATATAACCATCAAACTCACAAACTGGGGTGCTTCAATCATGTCTCTTCATTTCCCGGACAAAAATG gaaaaactGGTGATATTGTTCTTGGTTATGAAAGCGTCAAAAGCTATAAG ACCGACAAGGTCTATTTTGGCGCAACGGTGGGACGAGTAGCGAATAGAATAGGAAAGGCCCAGTTCAAATTGAATGGTAAAGAGTACAAGACTACCGCCAACGATGGCAAAAACACACTTCATG gTGGGAAGAAAGGGTTTGGCGATGTTGTGTGGGGAGTTAAAAAACATAAGTATGATGGCAAGAAACCTCATATTGTATTCACTTACACAAGTCCTGATGGAGATCAAG GGTTCCCCGGAGAAGTCAATGTCACGGTGACCTACAAACTTGAGAAAGAAAATGAACTGAGTGTGGTAATGGAGGCAAAGCCTAAAGATAAAGCAACTCCGATAAACTTAGCTCATCATACATATTGGAATCTTGGTGGTCACAACGCCGGAGATATTTTGTCTGAAGAAATACAGATCCTCGGGTCAAGTTACACTCCCGTTGACGGTGAACTCATTCCCACCGGAGAAATATCTCCGGTGAAAGGAACATCCTACGATTTTCTTCAACTCCGTCGTATTAAAGATAATATGAAGGATCTTAAAACAGG ATATGATATAAACTATTGTTTAGATGGTAAAGCTGATAAGATGAGGAAAATCGTGGAACTCGTAGATAAGAAATCTGGAAGAAAATTGGAGTTATCCGGAAACCAACCCGGTTTGCAATTCTATACCGGTGGAATGTTAAAGGACATCAAGGGAAAGAATGGGGCGACTTACCAAGCTTTCGCCGGACTATGTCTAGAGACACAAGGTTATCCAAACTCAGTAAATAATCCGAAGTTTCCTTCACAGATTGTTGAACCAGGGAAAACATACAAACACACCATGCTCTTCAAGTTTTCTATTGTTTCATAA
- the LOC108846315 gene encoding homeobox-leucine zipper protein HAT7, whose protein sequence is MYMYEEEKNNIVNSQEGLRLEMAFPQHGFMFQQLHEDNAHHLPSPTSLPSCPPHLFYGGGNYMMNRSMSFTGVSDHHHITQKSPTPTNMNDQDQVGDEDNLSDDGSHMMLGEKKKRLNLEQVRALEKSFELGNKLEPERKMQLAKALGLQPRQIAIWFQNRRARWKTKQLERDYDSLKKQFDVLKSDNDSLLAHNKKLHAEVVALKKQDRKESGKIKRESAEASWSNNESTENNNNNNSSEGLKDLFPSSVRSVTTSTTSAHIDHQMVQDQGFCNMFNGIDETTSAGYWAWPDQQQPHHNHHHFN, encoded by the exons atgtatatgtatgagGAGGAAAAGAACAATATTGTTAATAGTCAAGAAGGACTGAGATTGGAGATGGCCTTTCCACAGCATGGATTCATGTTTCAGCAACTTCATGAAGATAATGCTCATCACTTACCTTCCCCTACCTCTCTCCCTTCTTGCCCTCCTCATCTCTTCTACG GAGGAGGAAACTACATGATGAACAGATCAATGTCGTTCACGGGAGTGTCAGATCACCATCATATAACTCAAAAAAGCCCGACCCCGACGAACATGAATGATCAGGACCAGGTGGGAGATGAAGACAATCTATCAGATGATGGGTCCCATATGATGttgggagagaagaagaagaggctgAATTTAGAGCAAGTTAGGGCATTAGAGAAGAGCTTCGAGCTAGGGAACAAGCTGGAGCCTGAAAGGAAGATGCAGCTTGCTAAGGCCTTAGGGTTGCAGCCTAGACAGATTGCGATTTGGTTTCAGAACAGGAGAGCTAGGTGGAAGACAAAGCAGCTTGAGAGAGACTATGATTCTCTCAAGAAACAATTCGACGTTTTGAAATCGGACAATGATTCTCTTCTAGCACACAACAAGAAACTCCATGCTGag GTAGTGGCATTGAAGAAACAAGACCGTAAAGAGTCAGGAAAGATCAAGAGAGAATCAGCAGAAGCTTCATGGAGCAACAATGAAAGCAcggaaaataataataataataatagttcaGAGGGGTTGAAAGATCTTTTCCCTTCTTCAGTTCGATCTGTGACAACGAGCACCACCTCCGCTCATATTGATCATCAGATGGTTCAAGATCAAGGATTTTGCAATATGTTCAATGGTATTGATGAAACGACGTCGGCTGGTTATTGGGCATGGCCTGATCAGCAACAACCACATCACAATCATCATCATTTCAATTGA